The sequence below is a genomic window from Merismopedia glauca CCAP 1448/3.
TGTGACTCGCCAAGGAGCATCACTCAGGGGATTATCCAATGCGGCGGAAAGTATTGGATTTGCGACTAAACCAGTCAAATGCAGCCTCAATAAACTCGCCGAACAAACCCTACCTGCGATCGCACATTGGGAAGGGAAGCATTATGTCGTCGTATATCAGATTACCTCGAAACAGGTCATTATCTGCGATCCGGCGATCGGACAACGCAACCTGACTCGTGCAGAATTTCAAACGGGTTGGACTAATTTTGCGCTGCTACTCCAACCGAGTGCTTTAATTAACGATGTCGAATCTCAAAATACTCCTTTCTGGCAGATATTTGAACTAATTAAACCTCACTGGGTTATATTGCTGGAAGTTTTTATTGCTTCGGTCTTTATCCAGTTATTTGGCTTAGTTACGCCTCTATTTACTCAGTTGATTTTAGATCGAGTCGTAGTTCAGCGATCAGAACTGACGTTAACTACGATTGGTTTAGGATTGCTGATGTTCAGCGTGTTTAGAATCGCAATGAGCGGTTTGCGGCAATATCTTTTAGATCAAACCGCCAATCGAGTAGATTTAGCTTTAATAGTCGGTTTTATCCGCCATACTTTTCGTTTACCCTTGAGCTTTTTTGAATCTCGCTATGTGGGAGATATCATCTCACGGGTGCAGGAAAACCGCAAAATTCAGCGTTTTCTTACAGGTGAAGCTTTATCCATTTTGCTAGATCTCCTCACCGTCTTTATCTACGTGAGTTTGATGTTCTGGTATAGCTGGAAAATGGCACTTTTAAGCTTAATTATTGTGCCACCTTTTCTCTTATTGGGGTTAATTGCCACACCTTTTTTGCAACGGATTTCTAGAGAGATTTTTAGCGCCTATGCGACGGAAAGTAGCTATCTGATTGAAGGAATCAGTGGCGTAAAAACTGTGAAATCTCTAGCTTTAGAACAAACCGTGCGGTGGCATTGGGAAGAATTGCTAAATAAGTCAATTAAAGCTCAATTTCACGGTCAGGTGATTGGAAATCGAATGCAGATCGCTAGTTCTGCGATTGAAACCTTGGCGCAAACTGGATTGCTCTGGTTTGGAGCATACCAGGTAATTCACGGAGAACTGAGTATCGGTCAGTTAGTAGCATTTAATATGTTATTAGGCAATATTATTCGCCCTTTTCAACGCTTAGCGGTGTTATGGAACGAATTACAGGAAGTCGCGATCGCCATTGAACGAATTAATGATGTCATTAGCACTCCTCCAGAAGAGGATTTACAAGGCTCATCTCGGCAAAACTTACCGCAATTGCAAGGTAGAATTCAGTTTGTTAATGTTACCTTTCGCTATCATCCCGATAGCCAGGTAAATATCTTAGAAAACCTGAGTTTTGAAATTCAACC
It includes:
- a CDS encoding peptidase domain-containing ABC transporter produces the protein MVQNHPKIAPKVFTAALGQTLSDREQGKLQQNIQIIECVPYKEFWNSETSPPGLYILIEGKARLIDCGKSSLGYLATEETFGQSTLFPESNWEPYSVKAGKEAPTLAYLPQTFIGELIDKYATIGEHLYQQALSRNTLLGGKEADLEPVKPVKYPPKPVNIPNRRKIAEADFPRPTYKPTHVWRKLIQRYPFFAQQSASDCGAACLVMVGRYWGKKFSVNRLRDLANVTRQGASLRGLSNAAESIGFATKPVKCSLNKLAEQTLPAIAHWEGKHYVVVYQITSKQVIICDPAIGQRNLTRAEFQTGWTNFALLLQPSALINDVESQNTPFWQIFELIKPHWVILLEVFIASVFIQLFGLVTPLFTQLILDRVVVQRSELTLTTIGLGLLMFSVFRIAMSGLRQYLLDQTANRVDLALIVGFIRHTFRLPLSFFESRYVGDIISRVQENRKIQRFLTGEALSILLDLLTVFIYVSLMFWYSWKMALLSLIIVPPFLLLGLIATPFLQRISREIFSAYATESSYLIEGISGVKTVKSLALEQTVRWHWEELLNKSIKAQFHGQVIGNRMQIASSAIETLAQTGLLWFGAYQVIHGELSIGQLVAFNMLLGNIIRPFQRLAVLWNELQEVAIAIERINDVISTPPEEDLQGSSRQNLPQLQGRIQFVNVTFRYHPDSQVNILENLSFEIQPGQTVAVVGRSGSGKTTIAKLILGLYLPTEGKILIDGQDITSLSLRSLRSQLGIVDQDTFMFGGTIRENIAISQPSASLAEIMSAAEQAGADEFIKKLPMGYETPIGEGGGLLSGGQRQRLAIARALLGNPQLLVFDEATSHLDAESERIIQTNLTQIRQNRTTLIIAHRLSTVRNADVILVMDRGLLVESGTHQQLMAQRGQYFYLNQQQ